A segment of the Desulfurellaceae bacterium genome:
CAGCAGCAGGCCGTTGGTCAGCCAGTAGGTGTCCTGCATGTCCCGGGCCGGATGATCGCCGGGAATATTCAGGCTCTCAAAGTTGTAGAAATCGGTCTCGACGTGGTAGCCGGTCTCAATCAAAAAACCCATCGCCCGGGCGATGTCTTCGAGTTCCATCTGGACCAGCGAGATGGGGTGCAGATGGCCGCTGCGGCTGTTGAGGCCCGGCAGCGTCATGTCGATACTGGCCTGCACTTTGGGGCTGGTCTGGCGCGCGGCCCGGGCCTGACCCAGCTGGTCTTCGACAAAGCGCTTGAGCTGGTTGAACTGCTGGCCGAAGTGTTTTTTCTCGTCGGCCGACATGCGCGAAAAATCCGCGTTTTTTCGCATCAGGGTGACCACCCCTTTGCGGCCCAGGTAGCGCACCCGAACGGCCTCAAGCTCGCCCTCCGAGGTCGCTGCGGCCAGCTCTTCACGCAGCTGCGTCTGTATCGCCTGGATATCCTGCACGAGACTCTCCTTCGCTGATATTGGCCCGAACGTCGCCCGATCCTATCTGGGCCTCCTCTTTCCCGAAAGCCCCTCTGTTTGCCCCACGGACCAGCGTCCGCTCAGACGAGAGGCACTGGGATGGGACAGAGGAAGGGCATACCTGGGGGTCAGGGAGACACGAAAACGGGTAGGAACGATGAAGGGAAACAATCGGCGGACAACTGATGACGAACGGTAGGGGCGGGTTTGAAACCCGCCCCTACTGGGCGGAGCACACCCGGCCTTAGCCGGACATGTCCATGTCGAGTTCTGGCGGGGTAAAAACGGTGAAGCCAAAGAATGCGTCCTCAGCGGTCCGCAAGGTATGCGGCGCTCCGGCCGGAATCATGACCACATCGCCGGCCTTGATCTCGTGTTCCGTGCCGCTCACCTTGGCCACCGCGCAGCCGTCCACAACATACAGAATCTGGTCGCCCTTATGGACGCTCTCTTCGTCGTTGGTATAGCCCGGCGGCAGGGTGAAGACGGCCGTCTGGCTCTGCGGGGTGTTCTGGAACATCTTGAACGACGCGTCTTTATGGTCAAAGACGTTCGCCACGTCCAGCGCATTCCCGCCGTTGCCGTTCACCTCTTGCATGTGCTTTTCAAACAGCTCATCCGA
Coding sequences within it:
- a CDS encoding cupin domain-containing protein; its protein translation is MATQEFETQQLLRAYRKGLISDELFEKHMQEVNGNGGNALDVANVFDHKDASFKMFQNTPQSQTAVFTLPPGYTNDEESVHKGDQILYVVDGCAVAKVSGTEHEIKAGDVVMIPAGAPHTLRTAEDAFFGFTVFTPPELDMDMSG